The following proteins are co-located in the Triticum aestivum cultivar Chinese Spring chromosome 1A, IWGSC CS RefSeq v2.1, whole genome shotgun sequence genome:
- the LOC123070781 gene encoding uncharacterized protein: MAASLRAAATRMLRPAVLPGEGRRLLVHTQQLSKSTRAYEEGNHALNEYRASLIQQRKEQLYVLIAGAEANSRTFLLNKSLLKDLSTQVKPRPEDPQWRKICRTKKVTNFTRSAGILVISGLTYYALTSRPEIVRYGDYLVTAESVPMIQERLEAQVIQERLRRVATAEGVNKQDGHQPVATAEEVDKQDECQCVASAEEVDKQDGYQPVASAEGVDKQDGYQPVAKAS; this comes from the exons ATGGCGGCTTCCCTCCGCGCGGCGGCGACGAGGATGCTGCGCCCGGCGGTGCTTCCAGGGGAGGGGCGTCGCCTGCTCGTCCACACCCAGCAG CTTTCCAAATCAACCCGCGCCTACGAGGAAGGAAACCATGCCTTGAATGAATACCGTGCGTCGCTTATCCAGCAGAGGAAGGAGCAGCTGTACGTTCTCATTGCCGGCGCCGAGGCCAATTCCCGCACCTTCTTGCTGAACAAAAGTCTGCTCAAGGATCTCTCTACACAAGTCAAGCCTAGACCAGAGGACCCTCAATG GCGCAAGATATGTAGAACCAAGAAGGTGACCAACTTCACTAGGTCGGCGGGTATTCTTGTTATTTCTGGGCTCACTTATTATGCCTTGACTTCCCGTCCTGAAATCGTAAGGTATGGTGACTATCTTGTTACTGCTGAGAGTGTGCCCATGATACAAGAGAGGCTGGAGGCGCAAGTAATACAAGAGAGACTGCGGAGAGTTGCTACTGCTGAGGGAGTGAACAAGCAAGATGGACATCAGCCTGTTGCTACTGCTGAGGAAGTGGACAAGCAAGATGAATGTCAGTGTGTTGCTAGTGCTGAGGAAGTGGACAAGCAAGATGGATATCAGCCTGTTGCTAGTGCTGAGGGAGTGGACAAGCAAGATGGATATCAGCCTGTTGCTAAAGCAAGTTGA